In the genome of Gammaproteobacteria bacterium, the window TGTGATCCGCTGCAGTAAATGGCTCGCGCTGCTCGGCGATCACGCCTATTCTTTCCTGCTCAAGCTGAACCGGCTGGTGAACTACGGGCGTCAGAAGGTGGGCATGCCCTACTGGTCGATTTCGGCGTACCTGAAACAGCGTGTCAAAAACGCCGTAAACGTGATCAGCGACTTCGAGGAAACTGTCGCCGCGGAAGCCAAACGCTGCAAGGTCGATGGCCTGGTGTGCGGACATATTCATCACGCGCAGATTCGGCAACTGAACAATGTCCTGTACTGTAACGATGGCGACTGGGTGGAAAGTTGCACCGCGCTGGTCGAAACCAACGATGGAACCCTGCAGTTGCTGCACTGGGCGGACGAGAAATATTCGCTGATCCCGGAGACCGCGGACGCGACGGCATTCGCCAAAAACAAAGTGGCGTGAAACTGGCCATCGTTACCGATGCGTGGCGACCGCAGGTCAACGGCGTCGTCACCACGCTGACCAATACGGTCAGGTGCCTGGAAGCCGGCGGTAATCAGGTCTCGCTGATCACACCCGATATATTTCGCACCATTCCCGCGCCCACGTATCCCAGTATCCGGCTGGCGGTGCGTCCGCACGCGCGGATCGCGCGCATGCTGGGCGCTATTGCGCCCGACGCCGTTCATATCGCGACCGAAGGACCACTTGGCATCGCCGCGCGCCGCAATTGTCATCACACCGGCTTTCGCTTTACGACGTCGTATCACACGCGGTTTCCGGAATACATTCGCATGCGCGTACCGATCCCGCTAACAGTGAGTTACGCGTTGTTGCGGAGCTTCCATACGGCCGCCGAACGCACACTGGTCTCGACCGAATCACAGCGCCGGGAACTCGCGGCGCGCGGCTTTCGCAATCTGGTGATCTGGCCCAGAGGCGTGGATACCGAGCTCTTTCAGCCCCGCGGCAAAGGCGCCATCGGTGCGCCGCGGCCGATACTGCTATACGCAGGGCGCGTGGCGGCGGAGAAGAACATCGAAGCATTTCTGCAACTGGATGTGCCCGGCACGAAGTACGTCGTCGGCGACGGGCCCGCGCTCGAGCGTTTACGCCGTGAGTATCCGCACGCGCGCTTCACCGGCTGCCAGTACGGAGAGGCGCTT includes:
- a CDS encoding UDP-2,3-diacylglucosamine diphosphatase, whose protein sequence is MGSIYRMRPLKFRAIWISDVHLGSKGCKAEFLLDFLKSTESEYLYLVGDIIDIWAMRRGLYWPQTHNDVIRTVLGKAKHGTKVTYIPGNHDDRFRDYVGLTFGNVKLRMRSVHTTADNRRLLMLHGDEFDHVIRCSKWLALLGDHAYSFLLKLNRLVNYGRQKVGMPYWSISAYLKQRVKNAVNVISDFEETVAAEAKRCKVDGLVCGHIHHAQIRQLNNVLYCNDGDWVESCTALVETNDGTLQLLHWADEKYSLIPETADATAFAKNKVA
- a CDS encoding glycosyltransferase family 1 protein produces the protein MKLAIVTDAWRPQVNGVVTTLTNTVRCLEAGGNQVSLITPDIFRTIPAPTYPSIRLAVRPHARIARMLGAIAPDAVHIATEGPLGIAARRNCHHTGFRFTTSYHTRFPEYIRMRVPIPLTVSYALLRSFHTAAERTLVSTESQRRELAARGFRNLVIWPRGVDTELFQPRGKGAIGAPRPILLYAGRVAAEKNIEAFLQLDVPGTKYVVGDGPALERLRREYPHARFTGCQYGEALAAYLSAADVFVFPSRSDTYGLVMLEAMACGVPVAAYPVPGPVDVVADGVSGVLNNDLATAVMCALELDPSAARAHALARSWQAATERFIEHLYFNGTFAHRPVSQLALR